A window of Ranitomeya variabilis isolate aRanVar5 chromosome 2, aRanVar5.hap1, whole genome shotgun sequence contains these coding sequences:
- the TMEM229B gene encoding transmembrane protein 229B, with protein MTVQKQKVACLSGLWRWYIYAIHGLLCEILFTATWDLAATSSWKLIGVSSIWAIFIYGTAIFVIEKMSLYLDGKCHLLIRCLLYTLWTYAWEFSTGFLLKIFNSCPWDYSHFSGNFMGLITMEYAIPWYFGCIIAEQVVIKNTLRLKFLQNGQKKCKDQ; from the coding sequence ATGACAGTGCAGAAGCAGAAAGTCGCATGTCTCAGTGGACTCTGGCGTTGGTACATATATGCAATCCATGGACTTTTATGTGAAATATTGTTTACAGCAACCTGGGATTTGGCTGCCACCTCCAGCTGGAAACTGATCGGAGTCAGCAGCATTTGGGCGATTTTTATATACGGAACTGCAATATTCGTCATAGAGAAAATGTCACTCTATCTGGATGGAAAATGTCATCTTCTTATTAGATGTCTCCTATACACTCTCTGGACATATGCCTGGGAGTTCTCCACTGGTTTTCTACTAAAGATATTTAATTCCTGTCCTTGGGATTACTCACATTTCAGCGGAAACTTTATGGGGCTCATTACTATGGAGTATGCAATACCTTGGTATTTTGGCTGCATAATAGCCGAACAAGTGGTGATCAAAAATACACTTAGACTAAAATTCCTCCAGAATGGCCAGAAAAAATGCAAAGACCAATAA